From the Longimicrobium sp. genome, the window GAAGAAGCAGGCGCGAACGCTGAGAACGCGATTCAAGCGTGGATTGCCATCGCTGAGGAATTCGGCGATGCGATCCCTCGGTCCCGCAATCGAGGCGACGCACCGGAGATCCTGATCGAGCGGGAGACGGACGGGCGATGGATCGCTGAGGTGCCGTCGCTTCCCGGCGTGATGGTGTATGGAGAGAGCCGCGCGCAGGCGATCGCCAAGGTTCAGGCGCTTGCGTTGCATGTCATCGCGGACCGGATCGAAAACGATGCCATTACGACGGGGCTCAGGCCCGACGACCTGTAACCTCTACACGACGGGACTACCATCACCACGCGAGATCTGATCGAACTGGCGGCGCCCGTGGAGCAGGCCATTCTGGTGGCCGCTCCCTCCAAGCAGCAGACCGCCGAGGTGACCGAGGAGCACCTGGAGGAACTCGGGCGGCTGGCCGACACCGCGGGCGTAGAGGTGCTGGACACGTTCGTCCAGCGCCTGGACTCGCCCCATCCCAAGTTCTACATCGGCGAGGGGAAGGCCGAGGAGCTGAAGCAGCGGGTGGAGGTGGCGGGCGCGACGCTCATCATCATGGACGACGAGCTTTCGCCGGCGCAGGGGCGCAACCTGGAGAAGCTGCTGGGCACGCGCATCATGGACCGCGCGGAGCTGATCCTGGACATCTTCGCCACCCGCGCCCGCACCAGCGAGGCGCGCGCGCAGGTGGAGCTGGCGCAGCTTCAGTACATGCGCCCGCGCCTGACCCGCATGTGGTCGCACCTTTCGCGGTCGCGCTCCGGCCCGGGCATGCGCGGCCCCGGCGAAACGCAGCTGGAAACCGACCGCCGGATGATCGACCACCGCATCACCCGGCTGAAGGACGAGCTGGAGCGCGTGGCCCGCACCCGCGCCACGCAGCGCAAGAGCCGCGAGGGCCAGCTCCGCGCCTCGCTCGTGGGCTACACCAACGCGGGCAAGTCGTCCATCCTGCGGGGGATCTCGGGAACCGAGGTGTTCGTCGAAGACCGGCTGTTCGCCACGCTGGACCCCACCACGCGCTCCATCGAGGTGGGCGAGGGCGCCGAGGTGCTGCTGACGGACACGGTGGGGTTCATTCGCAAGCTTCCCCACCACCTGGTCGCCTCCTTCCGCGCCACGCTGGAAGAGGCCGCCGAGGCCGACGTGCTGCTCCACACCATCGACGCCTCCCATCCGCAGTGGGAAGAGCAGATGGAGGTGGTCACCGAGGTGCTGGGCGACCTGGGGCTCGCGGAGCGCCCCACCGTGCTCGTCTTCAACAAGATCGACCGCCTGACGCATGCCGAGGAGCAGGCGCTGCGCGAGCGGTCGTTCGGGAGCGCCCGCTCCATCTTCGTCAGCACGGTGGAGGAGGGCCGCCTGGAGCCCCTGCGGGTGCTGCTTCACGAGGAGCTTCAGAAGATCCGCCCCGACGTGCGGCTGACGCTGTCGTCGTCGCACGGGGGCCTGCTGGCGGAGATCTACCGCGACGGCGAGGTGCTGGAGCGCGAGGACAAGGGCGCCGAGATCCACATCCGCGCGCGCCTGTCGAAAGCATCGCTCGGCCGCCTGCGCACGCGCGGCGTGAAGATCTACGGCTGGGGTTAGGGGACGATCTGAAGGGGCAGTGTCAATACCGCTAGTTCTGGGTCGGCGTGAAGCGCCTCGATCGCGGGGAATGCTTGGCGCAGAAGATCCTCCAATGCGGAGACACGGCAGTTCCCAAGCCGAATCCAGATCACCTTGGGGGGAGGGCCGAGCGTCATCCCGAGGTGTGCGTAGTCCACGTCCTTGGTTACGACCGTCCAGCCTTCCTGGGCCGCGAACTTCCAGATGCGGAAGTCGTCCGTGCTGGACATCCCTAGCCGGAGCACATGCTCGGACCCAGGATACACGTCGGCGAGCCGCCAGATCAGGTCGCGAGAGAGATTCTGATCAAACAGGAGTTTCACAGCCCGGCGACGCCCAACACCTTGCGTGGAATGTCAGCCGCGAACGCAAGCGACGCGCGGATGTCTTCGGGCTCGAGTTCCGGAAAGTCGTGCAGGATCTCGGACTCCGTCATCCCGCACGCGAGCGAGTCGAGGATGTCGTAGACGGTGATCCGCATGCCGCGGATGCACGGTTTCCCGCCACGCTTGCCGGGCTCGATAGTGATTCGGTCGCGATAGTCCATGCTTGCACAGTAGAGCCGAGGATTGGTGCCGTCAAGCTTGATGCCGGAGCAAGAAAACGACCGTAACTCTTTACGCCACCTGTGGATCATCGGCGCGGGGCGGACGGGGCTGGCACTGGGGCTGCGGCTGCACCGTGATGGCGCGGTCGATCGGCTGACGGTGACGGGGCGGCGCCCAGCCGCGCCCGACCATCCACTCTTCGGTGACCCCGGCGCGGAGTATCGCCCGGCGCTGGATGGCGTGCCTGAGGGGATCAGCGGGATCGTGATCGCCGTCCCCGACGGCGCCATCGCCGAAGTGGCGGACCGGCTCGCGTCCCTTCATCCATCCCCTGAACTCCCCGTTGTGCACACCAGCGGCAGCCGGTCGACGGACGTGCTGGCGCCGCTCGCCGCGCTTGGCCACGCGGTGGGCTCGGTGCATCCCCTGGCCGCCATCTCCGACCCGGTGGACGGGGCCGATCGCCTGGTGGGAGTTTCGTGGGGGGTGGAGGGCGATGGTGCGGCGCTGGATCTGGCGGAACGAATCGTGGCAGCGTGCGAGGGACGGTCGCTGCGGATTGCGCCGGGCGGGAAGCCGGCGTACCACGCCGCGGCGGTGTTCGCCAGCAACTACGCGGTCGCCCTGCTTTCCGTGGCCGAGGGGCTGATGGAGCAGGCTGGCGTGCACGCCCGGGACGCGCGCCCGGCCCTGACGGCGCTGGCTGCGGGCGCGGTGGAGAACGTGGAGGCGCGCGGGCCGGTGGCGGCGCTCACCGGGCCCATCCTGCGCGGCGACGTGGAGACGGTGGCGCTTCACCTGGAACGGTTGTCGGCGGCGGAGCGCCCGTTATATTGCCTGCTCGGGCGGGAGGCCCTGCGGCTGGCGCGGCTGGCCGGCATCGATCCCGCGGCGGCGGCACGGCTGGCGGACCTGCTGGGAGGGGCGGAGTGAGGCTTTACGTCAACATCGACCACGTGGCCACGGTGCGGCAGGCGCGCGGCACCGACGAGCCGGACCCGGTGCGCGCCGCCGTGCTGGCCGAGCTGGGCGGCGCCGATGGAATCACCGTTCACCTGCGCGAAGACCGCCGCCACATCCAGGACCGTGACGTTCGCCTGCTGATGGAAACCGCGCGGACGGTGGTGAACCTGGAGCTGGCCGCCGCGTCGGACGTGCTGGCGCTGGCGGAGGAGTGGAGGCCGCACCAGGCCACGCTGGTTCCCGAGCGGCGCGAAGAGGTGACCACCGAGGGCGGGCTGACGTTTACGGGCGAGGGCGTGCGGGAGGGGCTGACCGAGGCCGTCCGGCGCCTGAAGGACGCGGGAATCCGCACCTCGCTGTTCATCGACCCCGACGCCGAGTCCGTCCGCGCCTCGCTGGAACTGGGCGCCGACGCCATCGAGCTTCACACGGGCGAGTACGCCAACGCGCGCGGCGCCGAGCGGCACGAGCAGCTGGGACGCCTGCGCCGCGCCGCCGCGCTGGGCCGCTCCCTGGGCCTGGCGGTGCACGCCGGCCACGGCCTTACGTACGAGAACGTGACGCCCCTGGCGGCCGTGGAAGAGATCGAGGAGCTGAACATCGGCCACTCCATCGTCAGCCGCGCCATGTTCACCGGCATCGAGCGGGCGGTGCGCGACATGGCCGAAATCATCCGCCGCGCCCGCCGCTGACCTCCCAGACCCGATCCACGGAAACCTGAAGGCCATGGCCCAACCGCTCAGCGAATACTTCGCGCTGGAAGCCGGCGAGTTCCTGGACCAGCTCGACGCGCTGCTGGCCAGCTCGGAGCGGCCGGACCCCATGCGCTTCTTCCGGCTTGCCCGCGGCGTGCGCGGCAGCGCCCAGCTTGCCGGCGCCACGGCCATCGCCGAGGTGGCGGAGCGGCTGGAAGACGGCGCCCGCGCAATCCGCGACGGCGCGCTCCCCTGGTCGCCCGAGGTGCGCGACCGCGCCCGGGCCACGGCCGGCGACCTGCGCGCGCTGGTGATCCGTTTCGGCGCCGACTGGTCCGCGGCCGACGACGAGCGCGCCCGCGCCGCCGCCGACCGCTGGACCGACGTGGCGGGCGGCCGCCGCGAAACCGGCCCGCGTGCCCCCGGCGACGAGCTGTTCGGCTTCGTGCAGCGCGAGATCACCGGCGTCGTCGCCGAGCTGGACCGCGTGCTCGGTGAGCTGCGCGGGAACCCCGAGGCGCGCGAGCCGCTTCGCGTGGTCCTGCGGCGGATGCGTCCCGTTCGTGGCGTGGCGGGGATGGAGGTGCTGGCGCCAGTGCTGGAGGGGCTGGAGGGGATCGAGGACGCGGCCCACGAGATCCTGGGCCGCGCATCCGCCGTCAGCGCCGCCGAGCTGGAGCTGCTTGGCGCCGCGCGCGATGCGCTGGATGCCGCCGGCCGCACGCTGGCGAACGGGGAGCCGCCGGGCGACTCGGCCGAGCTGGTGCGCATGCGCGAGCTGCGCGACCGCGCCGACGACGTGCAGGACGCGGGGGACACCGACGTGGTGCCCATCAGCCGGCTGTTCGAGGACGGCGGCGTGGGCAACCTGGTGTCTTCGCCGATGGCCCCGGTTCCGGGAGAGGGCGGCGGGGCATCGCCTGATGTCGAGCAGTTCCTGCGCATCGAGGGCACCGGATTCCTGGACCGCGCCGAGGGCCTGCTGGCCAGCCTTCCCGCGCGCCCGCGCCGGTTCGGGCGGATTGCGCGTGAGGTGGCGGAATTGGCGGCCTCCGTGCGCGAGCTGGCGACTACCTACGGCGTAGCGGGGATGTCCACCGCCGCAGACCTGGCCGCCACGCGCGTCGCCGTGTCCACGACGCCCGACGAAGCGCGCGAAGCCCTGCGCACCCTGCGCTACGCACTCCCGGGCGCGCCGCCCCCGCCCGCCGCGGAGCCCGTTGCGGCTCCGGCCGTCGCCGCGCAGCCGGCGGAGCCCTCCGCGCCCGTCGACCCGCCCGTGGAATCGACGCAGGCGGACGCGGAGGAGGACGTCGTTCCCGTGGAAACGCTGCTCTACGACCCCGCCGACGCGTTCCGCGTGGCGCTCACCCTCCGCGGCCGCATCGAGCAGTTGGCCGCG encodes:
- a CDS encoding type II toxin-antitoxin system HicB family antitoxin; the protein is MAGYEIDVSWSDADDAFVARVPELPGCMAHGSSREEAGANAENAIQAWIAIAEEFGDAIPRSRNRGDAPEILIERETDGRWIAEVPSLPGVMVYGESRAQAIAKVQALALHVIADRIENDAITTGLRPDDL
- the hflX gene encoding GTPase HflX, whose translation is MEQAILVAAPSKQQTAEVTEEHLEELGRLADTAGVEVLDTFVQRLDSPHPKFYIGEGKAEELKQRVEVAGATLIIMDDELSPAQGRNLEKLLGTRIMDRAELILDIFATRARTSEARAQVELAQLQYMRPRLTRMWSHLSRSRSGPGMRGPGETQLETDRRMIDHRITRLKDELERVARTRATQRKSREGQLRASLVGYTNAGKSSILRGISGTEVFVEDRLFATLDPTTRSIEVGEGAEVLLTDTVGFIRKLPHHLVASFRATLEEAAEADVLLHTIDASHPQWEEQMEVVTEVLGDLGLAERPTVLVFNKIDRLTHAEEQALRERSFGSARSIFVSTVEEGRLEPLRVLLHEELQKIRPDVRLTLSSSHGGLLAEIYRDGEVLEREDKGAEIHIRARLSKASLGRLRTRGVKIYGWG
- a CDS encoding DUF5615 family PIN-like protein, with product MKLLFDQNLSRDLIWRLADVYPGSEHVLRLGMSSTDDFRIWKFAAQEGWTVVTKDVDYAHLGMTLGPPPKVIWIRLGNCRVSALEDLLRQAFPAIEALHADPELAVLTLPLQIVP
- a CDS encoding DUF433 domain-containing protein, with the protein product MDYRDRITIEPGKRGGKPCIRGMRITVYDILDSLACGMTESEILHDFPELEPEDIRASLAFAADIPRKVLGVAGL
- a CDS encoding Rossmann-like and DUF2520 domain-containing protein — protein: MPEQENDRNSLRHLWIIGAGRTGLALGLRLHRDGAVDRLTVTGRRPAAPDHPLFGDPGAEYRPALDGVPEGISGIVIAVPDGAIAEVADRLASLHPSPELPVVHTSGSRSTDVLAPLAALGHAVGSVHPLAAISDPVDGADRLVGVSWGVEGDGAALDLAERIVAACEGRSLRIAPGGKPAYHAAAVFASNYAVALLSVAEGLMEQAGVHARDARPALTALAAGAVENVEARGPVAALTGPILRGDVETVALHLERLSAAERPLYCLLGREALRLARLAGIDPAAAARLADLLGGAE
- a CDS encoding pyridoxine 5'-phosphate synthase, with amino-acid sequence MRLYVNIDHVATVRQARGTDEPDPVRAAVLAELGGADGITVHLREDRRHIQDRDVRLLMETARTVVNLELAAASDVLALAEEWRPHQATLVPERREEVTTEGGLTFTGEGVREGLTEAVRRLKDAGIRTSLFIDPDAESVRASLELGADAIELHTGEYANARGAERHEQLGRLRRAAALGRSLGLAVHAGHGLTYENVTPLAAVEEIEELNIGHSIVSRAMFTGIERAVRDMAEIIRRARR
- a CDS encoding Hpt domain-containing protein; protein product: MAQPLSEYFALEAGEFLDQLDALLASSERPDPMRFFRLARGVRGSAQLAGATAIAEVAERLEDGARAIRDGALPWSPEVRDRARATAGDLRALVIRFGADWSAADDERARAAADRWTDVAGGRRETGPRAPGDELFGFVQREITGVVAELDRVLGELRGNPEAREPLRVVLRRMRPVRGVAGMEVLAPVLEGLEGIEDAAHEILGRASAVSAAELELLGAARDALDAAGRTLANGEPPGDSAELVRMRELRDRADDVQDAGDTDVVPISRLFEDGGVGNLVSSPMAPVPGEGGGASPDVEQFLRIEGTGFLDRAEGLLASLPARPRRFGRIAREVAELAASVRELATTYGVAGMSTAADLAATRVAVSTTPDEAREALRTLRYALPGAPPPPAAEPVAAPAVAAQPAEPSAPVDPPVESTQADAEEDVVPVETLLYDPADAFRVALTLRGRIEQLAAGEGGPALTEALDELFGLVQLAMGAPS